One genomic segment of Pseudomonas sp. p1(2021b) includes these proteins:
- a CDS encoding HlyD family secretion protein: protein MTNNRKTLVIGSALAVAVLAALVMPWMLGSDHEQRTNDAYVTADYTVVAPKVAGFIKQVLVEDNQQVKAGQLLATIDARDYQAALDAAQAQLLVAKAQSADARATLERQGSLIAQAEAAVKAAQAEMAFAEHEVKRYSRLAEQGAGTVQNAQQARSRVDQARARLADAQAALVATRKQVDILSAQVASADGQLKRAEAGLEKAQLDLSYTQITAPVDGMVGERALRVGAYVNPGARLLSVVPLQQAYVVGNFQETQLTHVQPGQPVSISVDTFSGETLHGHVQSIAPATGVTFAAVKPDNATGNFTKVVQRIPVKIVFDDGQPLLERLRVGMSVVATIDTHGDTLEGKEVSAR, encoded by the coding sequence ATGACGAACAACCGCAAGACCCTCGTGATCGGCTCGGCACTGGCCGTGGCCGTGCTCGCTGCTCTGGTGATGCCCTGGATGCTGGGCAGCGACCACGAGCAGCGCACCAACGACGCCTACGTGACCGCCGACTACACCGTGGTCGCGCCCAAGGTCGCCGGTTTCATCAAGCAAGTGCTGGTCGAGGACAACCAGCAGGTCAAGGCCGGGCAGTTGCTGGCGACCATCGATGCCCGTGACTACCAGGCCGCCCTGGATGCCGCCCAGGCCCAACTGCTGGTGGCCAAGGCGCAGAGTGCCGATGCTCGCGCCACCCTGGAGCGTCAGGGCTCGCTGATCGCCCAGGCCGAGGCTGCGGTGAAGGCGGCGCAGGCCGAGATGGCCTTCGCCGAACATGAGGTCAAGCGCTACAGCCGCCTGGCCGAGCAGGGCGCCGGCACCGTGCAGAACGCCCAGCAGGCACGTAGCCGGGTCGACCAGGCCCGTGCACGCCTGGCCGACGCCCAGGCGGCGCTGGTGGCCACGCGCAAGCAGGTGGATATCCTCAGCGCCCAGGTGGCCAGCGCCGACGGCCAGCTCAAGCGTGCCGAGGCAGGGCTGGAGAAAGCCCAGCTGGACCTTTCCTACACCCAGATCACCGCCCCGGTGGACGGCATGGTCGGCGAGCGCGCCCTACGCGTGGGTGCCTACGTCAACCCGGGTGCGCGCCTGCTGTCGGTGGTGCCGCTGCAACAGGCCTATGTGGTCGGCAACTTCCAGGAAACCCAGCTGACCCACGTGCAACCCGGCCAGCCGGTGAGCATCAGTGTCGATACCTTCTCCGGCGAAACACTGCATGGTCATGTCCAGAGCATTGCCCCAGCCACCGGCGTGACCTTCGCCGCGGTGAAGCCGGACAACGCCACCGGCAACTTCACCAAGGTGGTCCAGCGCATCCCGGTGAAGATCGTCTTCGATGACGGCCAGCCGCTGCTCGAACGCCTGCGGGTGGGCATGTCGGTGGTCGCGACCATCGACACCCACGGCGACACGCTCGAAGGCAAAGAGGTGAGCGCGCGATGA
- a CDS encoding efflux transporter outer membrane subunit, translated as MKPAFRLSPLLLAVLLAGCTLGPDFQRPASQAPQVWSPVQGEAAASQPTADPLELRWWDSFHDAALSALIQRVAERNLDLQMASARLLQSRALRSSVAADEVPSVDMNAGYSRARNSAEGLNDPSGKAGKSAFNLWQGDLVAGWELDLWGRVRRQVEAADATVEVAENDRRGVLLALLAETAGDYIQLRAVQHTLQITHDNLKVARHSLELSQDRQAEGVATRLDVAQASAQVASIEARLPTLEARRDDLINALSLLAAEPPRSLQGQLLAAGELPAPRQSFAIGLPSELAERRPDIRQAEARLHAATASIGVAKADFYPSIRLSGSVGFQAMQLSDFGAWDARRFAFGPQLSLPIFEGGRLKGTLELREAQQQEAALNYRKVVLGAWHEIDDVLRLYNASQLRRDHLAEAVKQNRIALETAQRQYVEGAVDFLNVLSVQGALLASEEQWIDSSAAVSQALVGLYKALGGGWQAFDEPV; from the coding sequence ATGAAGCCTGCATTCCGCTTGAGCCCCTTGTTGCTGGCGGTGCTGTTGGCCGGCTGCACCCTGGGCCCGGACTTCCAGCGCCCCGCCAGCCAGGCGCCACAGGTATGGTCTCCGGTACAGGGCGAGGCCGCCGCCAGCCAGCCCACTGCCGACCCTCTGGAGCTGCGCTGGTGGGACAGCTTCCACGATGCCGCGCTGAGCGCGCTGATCCAGCGCGTAGCCGAGCGCAATCTCGACCTGCAGATGGCCAGCGCGCGCCTGCTGCAGAGCCGCGCCTTGCGCAGTTCCGTGGCCGCCGACGAGGTGCCCTCGGTGGACATGAATGCTGGCTACAGCCGTGCGCGCAATAGTGCCGAAGGCCTGAACGACCCGTCCGGCAAGGCGGGCAAGTCGGCCTTCAATCTGTGGCAGGGCGACCTGGTGGCAGGCTGGGAGCTGGACCTCTGGGGACGGGTGCGCCGGCAGGTGGAGGCCGCCGATGCCACGGTGGAAGTGGCGGAGAACGATCGTCGTGGCGTGCTGCTGGCGTTGCTGGCCGAAACGGCTGGTGACTATATCCAGCTGCGTGCGGTGCAACACACCTTGCAGATCACCCACGACAACCTCAAGGTCGCCCGGCATAGCCTCGAGCTTTCCCAGGACCGACAGGCCGAAGGCGTCGCCACGCGTCTGGACGTGGCACAGGCCAGCGCCCAAGTGGCGTCGATCGAGGCCCGCCTGCCCACGCTCGAAGCCCGGCGCGACGACCTGATCAACGCCCTGAGCCTGCTCGCTGCCGAGCCGCCGCGCAGCCTGCAAGGCCAGTTGCTGGCCGCTGGCGAGCTGCCCGCGCCGCGCCAGTCGTTCGCCATAGGCTTGCCTTCGGAGCTGGCCGAGCGTCGCCCGGACATCCGCCAGGCCGAGGCGCGCCTGCATGCGGCCACCGCCAGCATCGGCGTGGCCAAGGCCGATTTCTACCCCAGCATCCGGTTGTCGGGCAGTGTCGGCTTCCAGGCCATGCAGCTGTCCGATTTCGGCGCCTGGGATGCGCGGCGTTTCGCCTTCGGGCCGCAGCTGTCGTTACCGATCTTCGAAGGTGGGCGCTTGAAGGGCACGCTCGAACTGCGCGAGGCCCAGCAACAGGAGGCGGCGTTGAACTACCGCAAGGTGGTGCTGGGGGCGTGGCACGAGATCGACGATGTGCTGCGCTTGTACAACGCCAGCCAGTTGCGTCGCGACCATTTGGCCGAGGCGGTGAAGCAGAACCGCATCGCCCTGGAGACCGCGCAGCGCCAGTACGTGGAAGGGGCAGTGGATTTCCTCAACGTATTGAGCGTGCAGGGGGCGTTGCTGGCCAGCGAAGAACAGTGGATCGACAGTTCGGCGGCCGTGTCCCAGGCATTGGTGGGGCTGTACAAGGCGTTGGGCGGTGGGTGGCAGGCGTTCGACGAGCCGGTGTAG
- a CDS encoding SDR family oxidoreductase, translating into MPTVLITGCSSGIGRALAEAFRDAGHEVWATARKPEDVEQLAAAGFAARQLDVNDAEALARLAEELEDRHGSLDILVNNAGYGAMGPLLDGGVEAMRQQFETNVFAVVGVTGALFPLLRRARGLVVNIGSVSGVLVTPFAGAYCASKAAVNALSDALRLELAPFGIRVMEVQPGAIASQFASNAQRQADEVLAADSPWWPLREHVQARARASQDRPTPAAVFAQGVLAATGKTPTPALVRLGNGSTALPLLARLVPRRLLDKVLRKRFGLLRPL; encoded by the coding sequence ATGCCCACCGTTCTGATCACCGGTTGTTCCAGCGGCATCGGCCGCGCACTGGCCGAAGCCTTCCGCGACGCCGGCCACGAAGTCTGGGCCACCGCCCGCAAACCCGAAGATGTCGAACAACTGGCCGCCGCCGGCTTCGCGGCCCGGCAGCTGGACGTGAACGACGCCGAGGCCCTGGCACGCCTGGCTGAGGAGCTGGAAGATCGCCACGGCAGCCTGGATATCCTGGTCAACAATGCCGGCTATGGCGCCATGGGCCCTTTGCTCGACGGTGGTGTCGAAGCCATGCGCCAGCAGTTCGAAACCAACGTCTTCGCCGTGGTCGGCGTGACCGGCGCGCTGTTCCCGCTGTTACGCCGCGCCCGGGGCCTGGTGGTGAACATCGGGAGCGTTTCGGGCGTGCTGGTCACTCCGTTCGCCGGTGCCTATTGCGCCTCCAAGGCAGCCGTGAACGCGCTCAGCGATGCCCTGCGCCTGGAGCTGGCGCCGTTCGGCATCCGAGTGATGGAGGTGCAGCCAGGCGCCATCGCGTCGCAATTCGCCAGCAATGCCCAGCGCCAGGCGGATGAAGTGCTGGCCGCGGATTCCCCGTGGTGGCCGTTGCGCGAACATGTCCAGGCTCGGGCGCGGGCTTCGCAGGACAGGCCGACACCCGCTGCGGTGTTCGCCCAAGGGGTGCTGGCGGCGACCGGCAAGACGCCGACGCCCGCGCTGGTGCGCCTGGGCAATGGCAGCACGGCGCTGCCGCTGCTGGCCCGGCTGGTGCCGCGGCGGTTGCTGGACAAGGTGTTGCGCAAGCGGTTCGGATTGCTGCGCCCTCTGTGA
- a CDS encoding multidrug transporter has protein sequence MLIGALLILTWLVLLLRYPAKALPISLAAVLGLGLVALWVVWQDTREASQLARLDLRLTYAPDQCPADRALQVRMKNGNDVPLTELRWRVAAYTPGDTVNLAENTYNAPRYRGPGELQPGATWTDCLPLPPLRSGYRPQTLEFRAEHLQGTFAN, from the coding sequence ATGCTCATCGGCGCCCTGCTCATCCTCACCTGGCTGGTATTGCTGCTGCGCTACCCGGCCAAGGCCCTGCCAATTTCCCTGGCTGCCGTGCTCGGTCTGGGGCTGGTGGCGCTGTGGGTGGTCTGGCAAGACACCCGCGAAGCCTCGCAACTGGCTCGCCTGGACCTGCGCCTGACCTACGCCCCCGACCAGTGCCCCGCCGACCGAGCCTTGCAGGTGCGCATGAAGAACGGCAACGATGTTCCCCTGACCGAACTACGCTGGCGCGTCGCCGCCTATACCCCAGGCGATACCGTCAACCTGGCCGAGAATACCTACAACGCCCCACGTTATCGTGGCCCTGGCGAGCTGCAGCCCGGTGCCACCTGGACCGACTGCCTGCCCCTGCCACCGCTGCGCTCCGGGTATCGCCCGCAGACGCTGGAGTTCCGGGCCGAGCATCTGCAAGGTACGTTCGCCAATTGA
- a CDS encoding mannose-1-phosphate guanylyltransferase/mannose-6-phosphate isomerase: MIPVILSGGSGSRLWPLSRKQFPKQFLALTGEHTLFQQTLQRLVFEGMDAPIVVCNKDHKFIVQEQLAGLNLQTQGLLMEPFGRNTAPAVAMTAMKLVNEGRDELMLVLPADHVIEDQKALQRALALATVAAERGEMVLFGVPATKPETGYGYIRSSQDALLPEGVARVAQFVEKPDEKRANEFVRAGGYFWNSGMFLFRASRFLEELKKHDPDIYDTCLLALERSEEDGDALSIDAATFACCPDNSIDYAVMEKTQRACVVPLSAGWSDVGCWSSLWEVHDKDADGNVTKGDVVVQDSRNCMIHGNGKLVSVIGLENIVVVETKDAMMIAHKDKVQGVKQLVNTLDQQGRSETQNHLEVYRPWGSYDSVDMGGRFQVKHITVKPGASLSLQMHHHRAEHWIVVSGTAEVTCDENVFLLTENQSTYIPIASIHRLRNPGKIPLEIIEVQSGSYLGEDDIERFEDVYGRTSTPMERGVSVKTIAQ; encoded by the coding sequence ATGATTCCGGTAATTCTTTCTGGTGGTAGCGGTTCGCGTCTGTGGCCTCTGTCGCGCAAGCAGTTCCCCAAGCAGTTCCTGGCCCTGACCGGTGAACACACCCTGTTCCAGCAGACCCTCCAGCGCCTGGTGTTCGAAGGCATGGATGCACCCATCGTGGTCTGCAACAAGGACCACAAGTTCATCGTCCAGGAGCAGTTGGCCGGCCTGAACCTCCAGACCCAGGGCCTGCTGATGGAACCCTTCGGCCGCAACACCGCCCCGGCGGTGGCCATGACCGCGATGAAGCTGGTCAACGAAGGCCGTGACGAGCTGATGCTGGTACTGCCGGCCGACCATGTGATCGAGGACCAGAAGGCCCTGCAGCGGGCCCTGGCCCTGGCCACCGTGGCCGCCGAGCGCGGCGAGATGGTGCTGTTCGGCGTGCCGGCGACCAAGCCCGAGACCGGCTATGGCTACATCCGCTCCAGCCAGGACGCGCTGCTGCCCGAAGGCGTGGCGCGCGTGGCGCAGTTCGTCGAGAAGCCCGACGAGAAGCGTGCCAACGAGTTCGTCCGTGCCGGTGGCTACTTCTGGAACAGCGGCATGTTCCTGTTCCGCGCCAGCCGCTTCCTCGAAGAGCTGAAGAAGCATGACCCGGACATCTATGACACCTGCCTGCTGGCCCTGGAGCGCAGCGAGGAAGACGGCGACGCCCTGAGCATCGATGCCGCCACTTTCGCCTGCTGCCCGGACAATTCCATCGACTACGCGGTGATGGAGAAGACCCAGCGTGCCTGCGTGGTGCCGCTGTCGGCCGGCTGGAGCGACGTGGGTTGCTGGTCGTCGCTGTGGGAAGTGCACGACAAGGACGCCGACGGCAACGTCACCAAGGGCGACGTGGTGGTGCAGGACAGCCGCAACTGCATGATCCATGGCAATGGCAAGCTGGTGTCGGTGATCGGCCTGGAGAACATCGTCGTGGTCGAGACCAAGGACGCCATGATGATCGCCCACAAGGACAAGGTCCAAGGCGTCAAGCAGCTGGTCAACACCCTCGACCAGCAGGGCCGCAGCGAAACCCAGAATCACCTGGAAGTGTACCGCCCGTGGGGCTCGTACGACTCGGTGGACATGGGCGGCCGCTTCCAGGTCAAGCACATCACCGTCAAGCCGGGCGCGAGCCTGTCGCTGCAGATGCACCACCACCGCGCCGAGCACTGGATCGTGGTATCGGGTACGGCCGAGGTGACCTGCGACGAGAACGTGTTCCTGCTCACCGAGAACCAGTCGACCTACATCCCCATCGCGTCGATCCACCGCCTGCGCAACCCAGGCAAGATCCCGCTGGAGATCATCGAAGTGCAGTCCGGCAGCTACCTGGGCGAGGACGACATCGAGCGCTTCGAAGATGTCTACGGGCGTACTTCCACGCCCATGGAACGCGGGGTTTCGGTGAAGACCATCGCGCAGTGA
- a CDS encoding alginate O-acetyltransferase AlgF, with the protein MHMTNKPSFAKAFTLAAGLSLLSLQALAGADAALYGPSAPKGSTFVRLYNASSAPTAASVGNTQIKQVGAQASSDFSFLPGGDYTAQVGGKSVPVKLAADKYYTLVNNASGTPQLIEEPPFKNKQKALVRVQNLTDQSLTLKTADGKTEVVKTVAANGRGEREINPVKVNLALYEGDKKVSDLKPVALERGEAAVLYVTGSGSSLSPVWVTRPVASN; encoded by the coding sequence ATGCACATGACCAACAAACCTTCCTTCGCCAAAGCGTTCACCCTCGCGGCAGGCCTGTCCCTGCTCTCCCTGCAGGCCCTCGCCGGCGCCGATGCCGCGCTGTATGGCCCGAGCGCGCCGAAGGGCTCGACCTTCGTTCGCCTGTACAACGCTTCCAGCGCCCCGACCGCCGCATCGGTTGGCAACACCCAGATCAAGCAGGTCGGCGCCCAGGCCAGCAGCGACTTCAGCTTCCTGCCAGGCGGTGACTACACCGCCCAGGTCGGCGGCAAGAGCGTCCCGGTCAAGCTGGCCGCGGACAAGTACTACACCCTGGTCAACAACGCCAGCGGCACCCCGCAGCTGATCGAGGAGCCACCGTTCAAGAACAAGCAGAAGGCCCTGGTGCGGGTACAGAACCTCACCGACCAGTCGCTGACCCTCAAGACTGCCGACGGCAAGACCGAAGTGGTCAAGACGGTCGCCGCCAACGGCCGCGGCGAGCGCGAGATCAACCCGGTCAAAGTCAACCTGGCCCTGTACGAAGGCGACAAGAAGGTGAGCGACCTCAAGCCTGTCGCCCTCGAGCGCGGCGAAGCGGCGGTGCTCTATGTCACCGGTTCCGGCAGCAGCCTGTCGCCGGTCTGGGTCACCCGCCCAGTTGCCAGCAACTGA
- a CDS encoding alginate O-acetyltransferase: MNRTLRITYSLSFLGLLTGLGAWSVGGLESFNRTEQMTLLNGKLAKAAETHYDEQFPIKRIGTNLWAALDFKLFNEGRPGVVLGRDQWLFTDEEFKPTAGAEQLMQENLALIRGVRDTLQRHGTQLVLAIVPAKARVYSEYLGKALPASLHSDLYNQFHAQARQAGVFAPDLMAPLEQAKARGQVFLRTDTHWTPLGAEVAAQALAEAVSRQNLLNGDPQPFITEAGGTSPYKGDLTNFLPLDPLFSNLLPSPDNLQQRTTRPAEAAGESGDALFADTQIPVALVGTSYSANPHWNFLGALQQALRSDVANYAEDGHGPLLPMLKYLQSDAFKDNAPQVVVWEFPERYLPMKNDLSAFDPQWIAQLKNTRKTEENLALSSNRTVH; the protein is encoded by the coding sequence ATGAACCGGACACTACGCATCACCTATTCGCTGTCGTTCCTGGGCTTGCTGACCGGGCTCGGTGCCTGGTCGGTGGGTGGCCTGGAGAGCTTCAACCGTACCGAGCAGATGACCCTGCTCAACGGCAAGCTGGCCAAGGCCGCCGAGACCCACTACGACGAGCAGTTCCCGATCAAGCGCATCGGCACCAACCTGTGGGCAGCCCTGGACTTCAAGTTGTTCAACGAAGGCCGCCCGGGCGTGGTGCTGGGGCGCGACCAGTGGCTGTTCACCGACGAGGAGTTCAAGCCCACCGCCGGCGCCGAGCAACTGATGCAGGAGAACCTGGCACTGATCCGCGGCGTGCGCGACACCCTGCAGCGCCACGGCACCCAGTTGGTACTGGCGATCGTCCCGGCCAAGGCACGGGTGTATTCGGAGTACCTGGGCAAGGCCCTGCCGGCCAGCCTGCACAGCGACCTGTACAACCAGTTCCACGCCCAGGCCCGCCAGGCCGGTGTGTTCGCCCCGGACCTGATGGCCCCGCTGGAGCAGGCCAAGGCCCGTGGCCAGGTATTCCTGCGCACCGACACCCACTGGACGCCCCTGGGCGCCGAAGTCGCGGCCCAGGCCCTGGCCGAGGCGGTATCGCGCCAGAACCTGCTCAATGGCGACCCGCAGCCGTTCATCACCGAGGCCGGTGGCACCAGCCCGTACAAAGGCGACCTGACCAACTTCCTGCCGCTCGACCCGCTGTTCAGCAACCTGTTGCCGAGCCCGGACAACCTGCAGCAACGCACCACCCGGCCGGCCGAAGCTGCGGGTGAATCAGGCGATGCCCTGTTCGCCGACACCCAGATCCCGGTGGCGCTGGTGGGCACCAGCTACAGCGCCAACCCGCACTGGAACTTCCTTGGCGCCCTGCAGCAGGCATTGCGCAGCGACGTGGCCAACTACGCCGAAGACGGCCATGGCCCGCTGCTGCCGATGCTCAAGTACCTGCAGAGCGACGCCTTCAAGGACAACGCCCCGCAAGTGGTGGTGTGGGAATTCCCGGAACGTTATCTGCCAATGAAGAACGACCTCAGCGCATTCGATCCGCAGTGGATCGCGCAGCTGAAGAACACCCGCAAGACCGAAGAAAACCTGGCCCTGTCGTCCAATCGGACGGTTCACTGA
- a CDS encoding MBOAT family O-acyltransferase: MVFSSNVFLFLFLPIFLGLYYLSGQRYRNLLLLIASYIFYAWWRVDFLALFAGVTLWNYWIGLRVGAAGVRTKPAQRWLLLGVGVDLAILGYFKYANFGVDSLNAIITSFGMQPFILTHVLLPIGISFYIFESISYIIDVYRGDTPATRNLIDFAAFVAIFPHLIAGPVLRFKDLVDQFNNRTHTLDKFSEGCTRFMQGFIKKVFIADTLAVVADHCFALQNPTTGDAWLGALAYTAQLYFDFSGYSDMAIGLGLMMGFRFMENFKQPYISQSITEFWRRWHISLSTWLRDYLYITLGGNRKGTFNTYRNLFLTMLLGGLWHGANFTYIIWGAWHGTWLAIERALGLDTNPQRFNPVKWAVTFLLVVIGWVIFRAENLHVAGRMYGAMFSFGDWQLSELNRAQLTGLQVATLVVAYITLAVFGLRDFYRNAKPTPKATPVQINADGSIGLDWTRVMTRALVLLLFVASVLKLSAQSYSPFLYFQF, from the coding sequence ATGGTCTTTTCGTCCAACGTGTTCCTGTTCCTGTTCCTGCCGATATTCCTCGGCCTGTACTACTTGAGCGGGCAACGCTATCGCAACCTGCTGCTGCTGATCGCCAGCTATATCTTCTATGCCTGGTGGCGGGTGGATTTCCTTGCCCTGTTCGCCGGCGTCACGCTGTGGAACTACTGGATCGGCCTGAGAGTCGGCGCCGCCGGTGTGCGCACCAAGCCGGCACAGCGCTGGCTGCTGTTGGGCGTGGGCGTCGACCTGGCGATCCTCGGCTATTTCAAGTACGCCAACTTCGGCGTCGACAGCCTCAACGCGATCATCACCTCGTTCGGCATGCAGCCGTTCATCCTCACCCATGTGCTGCTGCCGATCGGTATCTCGTTCTACATCTTCGAGTCGATCAGCTACATCATCGACGTGTACCGCGGCGACACCCCGGCCACGCGCAACCTGATCGACTTCGCGGCCTTCGTGGCGATCTTCCCGCACCTGATCGCCGGCCCTGTGCTGCGCTTCAAGGACCTGGTCGACCAGTTCAACAACCGCACCCACACCCTGGACAAGTTCTCCGAAGGCTGCACCCGCTTCATGCAGGGCTTCATCAAGAAAGTGTTCATCGCCGACACCCTGGCAGTGGTGGCCGACCATTGCTTCGCCTTGCAGAACCCCACCACCGGCGATGCCTGGCTCGGCGCGCTGGCCTACACCGCGCAGCTGTACTTCGACTTCTCCGGCTACAGCGACATGGCCATCGGCCTGGGCCTGATGATGGGCTTCCGCTTCATGGAGAACTTCAAGCAGCCGTACATCAGCCAGTCGATCACCGAGTTCTGGCGGCGTTGGCACATCAGCCTGTCCACCTGGCTGCGCGACTACCTGTACATCACCCTGGGCGGTAACCGCAAAGGCACCTTCAACACCTACCGCAACCTGTTCCTGACCATGCTGCTCGGTGGCCTTTGGCACGGCGCCAACTTCACCTACATCATCTGGGGCGCCTGGCACGGCACCTGGCTCGCCATCGAGCGCGCCCTGGGCCTGGACACCAACCCGCAGCGCTTCAACCCGGTCAAGTGGGCCGTCACCTTCCTGCTGGTGGTGATCGGCTGGGTGATCTTCCGCGCCGAGAACCTGCACGTGGCCGGCCGTATGTACGGCGCCATGTTCAGCTTCGGCGACTGGCAGCTGTCGGAGCTCAACCGCGCCCAGCTCACCGGCCTTCAAGTCGCGACCCTGGTGGTGGCCTACATCACCCTGGCGGTGTTCGGCCTGCGCGACTTCTACCGCAACGCCAAGCCCACGCCCAAGGCGACCCCGGTGCAGATCAACGCCGACGGCTCCATCGGCCTGGACTGGACTCGCGTCATGACCCGCGCCCTGGTCCTGCTGCTGTTCGTCGCCTCGGTGCTCAAGCTCTCGGCACAGAGCTACTCACCGTTCCTCTACTTCCAGTTCTGA
- a CDS encoding mannuronate-specific alginate lyase, which yields MTPLRKITAPALLALALFGPAAQAGGLVPPQGYYAGIEKFKTKDGNFRCEPAPRPYTGALQFRSKYEGSDKARATFNAASDKAFRESTEDITTLERGVSKMVGQYMRDGRPAQLDCTLTWLGTWARAGALESTDYNHTGKSMRKWALGSMSGSWLRLKFSNSQPLAAHQAEAELIEKWLARLAEQTVRDWSDLPLEKINNHSYWAAWAVMATAVATDRRDLFDWAVKEYKVGANQVDEQGFLPNELKRKQRALAYHNYALPPLAMIASFAQANGVDLRGENNNALQRLGQKVLYGARDPSAFKQRNGEKQDMKDLKVDSKYAWLEPWCSLYPCSGDTLKRKRGMQPFNNFRLGGDLTRVYDPSAESKK from the coding sequence ATGACTCCATTGCGCAAGATCACCGCTCCCGCCCTGCTCGCCCTGGCCCTGTTCGGCCCGGCGGCGCAGGCCGGCGGCCTGGTGCCCCCACAGGGGTACTACGCCGGGATCGAAAAGTTCAAGACCAAGGACGGCAACTTCCGCTGCGAACCCGCGCCCAGGCCCTACACAGGCGCCTTGCAGTTTCGCAGCAAATACGAAGGCTCCGACAAGGCCCGGGCGACGTTCAATGCCGCCTCCGACAAGGCCTTCCGCGAGTCCACCGAGGACATCACCACACTCGAACGTGGCGTGAGCAAGATGGTCGGCCAGTACATGCGCGACGGCCGCCCGGCGCAGCTGGACTGCACCCTGACCTGGCTCGGTACCTGGGCCCGGGCCGGGGCGCTGGAGTCCACCGACTACAACCACACCGGCAAGTCCATGCGCAAATGGGCGCTGGGCAGCATGAGCGGTTCATGGCTGCGCCTGAAGTTCTCCAACTCCCAGCCGCTGGCCGCGCATCAGGCCGAGGCCGAGCTGATCGAGAAATGGCTGGCGCGCCTGGCCGAACAGACCGTGCGCGACTGGAGCGACCTGCCGCTGGAGAAGATCAACAACCACAGCTACTGGGCAGCCTGGGCGGTCATGGCCACCGCCGTGGCCACCGACCGGCGCGACCTGTTCGACTGGGCGGTGAAGGAATACAAGGTCGGCGCCAACCAGGTCGATGAGCAGGGCTTCTTGCCCAACGAGCTCAAGCGCAAGCAGCGCGCCCTGGCCTACCACAACTATGCCCTGCCGCCGCTGGCGATGATCGCAAGCTTCGCCCAGGCCAACGGCGTGGACCTGCGCGGCGAGAACAACAACGCCTTGCAACGCCTGGGCCAGAAAGTGCTCTACGGCGCCCGCGACCCGAGCGCGTTCAAGCAGCGCAACGGCGAGAAGCAGGACATGAAGGACCTGAAGGTCGACAGCAAGTACGCCTGGCTCGAACCCTGGTGCAGCTTGTACCCGTGCAGCGGCGACACCCTCAAGCGCAAGCGCGGCATGCAGCCGTTCAACAACTTCCGCCTGGGTGGCGACCTGACGCGGGTCTACGACCCGAGCGCGGAATCGAAGAAATGA